In Helicoverpa zea isolate HzStark_Cry1AcR chromosome 3, ilHelZeax1.1, whole genome shotgun sequence, the following proteins share a genomic window:
- the LOC124646043 gene encoding uncharacterized protein LOC124646043, translated as MSSCKYHTPEVAKKDAEVMAGMCCTGRECGEWEPVKDFSELLRDETLKYQERVQKMESNLKQSSGDSIRALRKVNVNLSEEMHSMRRVCAALDEQCRAANMRAQFKDEIIREMRRQLKQAKAKLKDTTEITSLKSKDYVSGDGECPHASAVSYDSVTIACVRAQPRRKRDVPLRDASLRPYDCRSPVNLSNDESINVD; from the exons ATGTCCAGCTGCAAGTATCATACGCC TGAGGTGGCCAAGAAAGATGCAGAGGTGATGGCAGGCATGTGTTGCACGGGGAGAGAG TGTGGCGAATGGGAGCCCGTCAAGGATTTCAGCGAGCTGCTGCGCGACGAGACGCTCAAGTATCAGGAACGAGTTCAGAAGATGGAGAGCAACCTCAAG CAGTCGAGTGGCGACAGCATCCGCGCTCTGCGCAAGGTGAACGTGAACCTGTCGGAGGAGATGCACTCGATGCGACGCGTGTGCGCAGCGCTCGACGAGCAGTGCCGCGCCGCCAACATGCGCGCGCAGTTCAAGGACGAGATCATTCGCGAGATGCGGCGCCAGCTCAAGCAGGCCAAGGCGAAG CTAAAAGACACAACGGAGATCACAAGCCTCAAGTCCAAGGACTACGTAAGTGGCGACGGCGAGTGCCCGCACGCGTCGGCCGTGTCGTACGACTCGGTGACGATCGCGTGCGTGCGCGCACAGCCGCGGCGCAAGCGCGACGTGCCGCTGCGCGATGCGTCGCTGCGGCCCTACGACTGCCGCTCGCCCGTCAACCTCTCTAACGACGAGTCCATTAATGTTGACTAg
- the LOC124646044 gene encoding uncharacterized protein LOC124646044, with translation MDQNVVDCELAERDTGLCVCKGGPTLEILKDIQRLYEEKMEHIEKASGPTKLQMQVEVLRAWVGDLVGQNTLLARAVEELETEATTKLLVERRRNSEVVSEVRAECAALRRRLARKDSDLRGLVEVLRRLREFDYCTLDGIHFFEVTESDIFGSVEWRPKRELEQGDTGKPRGNNLKHDTSRYKNSRLYKVG, from the exons ATGGATCAGAACGTGGTGGATTGTGAACTAGCGGAGCGCGACACAGGGCTGTGCGTCTGCAAGGGGGGACCCACGCTTGAGATCCTCAAGGACATACAGCGGCTCTACGAGGAGAAGATGGAACACATCGAGAAGGCTTCGGGCCCTACCAAGCTACAG ATGCAAGTGGAGGTGCTTCGCGCGTGGGTGGGGGACCTGGTGGGACAGAACACGCTGCTGGCGCGCGCCGTCGAGGAGCTGGAGACAGAGGCCACCACCAAGCTACTGGTCGAACGCCGTAGGAACAGCGAG GTGGTGTCCGAGGTCCGCGCGGAGTGCGCGGCGCTGCGCCGGCGCCTGGCGCGCAAGGACTCGGACCTGCGCGGGCTGGTGGAGGTGCTGCGGCGACTGCGCGAGTTCGACTACTGCACGCTAGATGGCATTCACTTCTTTGAGGTCACAGAGTCCGATATATTTGGATCCGTTGAATG GCGTCCGAAGAGAGAGCTGGAACAGGGAGACACGGGCAAGCCACGGGGGAACAACCTGAAACATGACACGAGCAGATATAAAAACAGTCGCCTCTACAAAGTCGGATAG
- the LOC124645692 gene encoding golgin subfamily A member 3-like yields MIGVQADSLAVAEERIATLNERANELKRELEKKTKEYSALRKSIDCSKVEKTDVSCFTDRPLGDQRDIVHTLENNLSVIEDLYRECFYETAKQENLIEMLRSSYLDVRLMDKQKADHIGRLQNVINTQKWSLDRCQDIALEVDGLKMEISNFLNSSSSTNNDSGMWERSEESLTPPAVHEDLHDVREQLLRLQELLAMGCTCGLNEENKKLKEENEALRVKLGECKEKLCEVECALTSRKCNDMKYKADIEARNIELSQIKEELMRAQENSNTCEAKATQIRHMQELLDDKTAEMSELQQTNESLANKIQELETELKKADLVIKENCKMRSEVSYLTAQVSLWRAQLDDAQRRARAADAELAAVRDNCAHIDACYRQKAGAVTELREHLEAAHARGTALCGEARHAVCAVRHWIRQLRDKHREQENVIKQKDCIIKALQRRLEERQSDTQPTSESENAASCSKCLSSRDEHSCCSGSKAGVRLQLLRLPRNSEMPGCSTSAAPIRLLKKRFCASKRCPSWVCDMGVQEPTRRDAGSDAAAPATFCRNHETRPLRIERDRPRDTSPTEAEELLARVGKLAEALEDGHRRWTRRDPR; encoded by the exons ATGATAGGCGTGCAGGCAGACAGCCTGGCCGTGGCCGAGGAGCGCATCGCCACGCTCAACGAGCGCGCCAACGAGCTCAAGAGAGAACTAGAAAAGAAGACTAAGGAG TACTCAGCTCTACGAAAATCCATAGATTGCAGCAAAGTTGAGAAGACTGACGTTTCTTGCTTCACTGACCGGCCG CTGGGAGATCAGAGGGATATAGTGCATACTTTGGAGAATAATCTGAGCGTCATAGAAGACCTTTATCGAGAGTGTTTTTATGAG ACGGCAAAACAAGAGAATTTAATAGAAATGCTCCGCAGTTCGTACCTAGACGTTCGTCTGATGGATAAACAGAAAGCAGACCACATCGGACGACTGCAAAACGTCATCAATACTCAGAAATGGTCACTTGATAGGTGTCAG GACATAGCACTGGAAGTCGACGGCCTCAAAATGGAAATATCAAACTTCCTAAACAGTTCTTCATCAACCAACAACGACTCG GGTATGTGGGAGCGGAGTGAGGAGTCGCTGACGCCGCCGGCGGTACACGAGGATCTGCATGACGTCAGGGAACAGCTTCTGCGTCTGCAGGAGTTACTTGCT ATGGGTTGCACATGTGGCTTGAATgaagaaaataagaaattaaaggAAGAAAATGAGGCTCTACGA GTGAAACTAGGCGAATGTAAAGAGAAATTGTGTGAGGTAGAGTGTGCTCTCACCAGCAGGAAGTGTAACGACATGAAGTATAAAGCGGACATTGAAGCCAGGAATATAGAA TTGTCGCAAATCAAAGAGGAGCTGATGCGAGCGCAGGAGAACTCCAACACCTGTGAAGCCAAGGCCACGCAAATACGACACATGCAAG AGTTACTGGACGACAAGACGGCCGAGATGTCGGAACTGCAGCAGACGAACGAGTCGCTAGCCAACAAGATCCAGGAGCTGGAGACGGAGTTGAAGAAAGCAGATCTGGTCATCAAGGAG AACTGCAAGATGCGCAGCGAGGTGTCGTACCTGACGGCGCAGGTGTCGCTGTGGCGCGCGCAGCTGGACGACGCGCAGcgccgcgcgcgcgccgccgacgCAGAGCTCGCCGCCGTCAGGGACAACTGCGCGCACATCGACGCCTGCTACCG ACAGAAGGCGGGCGCGGTAACGGAGCTGCGCGAGCACCTGGAGGCGGCGCACGCGCGCGGCACGGCGCTCTGCGGCGAGGCACGACACGCCGTCTGCGCCGTGCGGCACTGGATACGACAGCTGCGAGACAAGCACAG AGAACAAGAGAACGTCATCAAACAGAAAGACTGCATCATAAAGGCACTACAGCGACGTCTAGAGGAAAGACAGAGCGACACGCAGCCCACGAGTGAGAGTGAAAACGCGGCCAGCTGCTCCAAGTGCCTGTCCAGCAGAGACGAGCACAGCTGCTGCTCAGGGTCGAAGGCGGGCGTGAggctgcagctgctgcgactgcCCAGAAATAGCGAGATGCCAGGGTGCTCCACCAGCGCCGCGCCCATACGACTCCTCAAGAAGAGGTTCTGTGCTAGCAAG CGTTGTCCGTCGTGGGTGTGCGACATGGGCGTGCAGGAGCCGACGCGGCGCGACGCGGGCAGcgacgccgccgcgcccgccaccTTCTGCCGCAACCATGAGACGCGGCCGCTACGCATCGAACGAGACCGACCC CGTGACACGTCACCTACAGAAGCAGAAGAGCTGCTCGCTCGCGTGGGGAAACTGGCTGAGGCGCTGGAAGACGGACACCGGCGCTGGACGCGGCGTGACCCCCGGTGA